From a single Anaerolineae bacterium genomic region:
- a CDS encoding GNAT family N-acetyltransferase, translating into MKEIQVEQLGHSNKSEMLDVFTQAFAKPPLIPAIGTRIWNIKRMMNAFLDFFGGTKKSRWYGIRENRRLVCASLSVDSSEEPSGLALFRFIFALSRAIGWRAVKELGVIYKEKPKYEGRYLELILLGTLPASQQQGFGRKMLRFLLETAKKQGFRGVILVADRATPAFRLYLKEGFKVDKEFAVGETALCWMRYRYEEER; encoded by the coding sequence GTGAAAGAGATACAAGTAGAACAGTTAGGGCATTCAAACAAAAGCGAGATGCTCGACGTATTTACCCAGGCATTCGCAAAGCCTCCGCTGATTCCAGCCATTGGCACACGGATCTGGAATATTAAGCGCATGATGAATGCCTTTCTTGACTTCTTTGGTGGAACAAAGAAGTCCCGATGGTATGGAATTCGGGAAAACCGTAGGCTTGTCTGCGCCTCCTTATCGGTAGACTCATCGGAAGAACCTTCCGGATTGGCATTGTTTCGATTTATCTTTGCTCTTTCACGGGCAATTGGGTGGCGCGCCGTCAAAGAACTTGGGGTGATTTACAAGGAAAAGCCTAAGTACGAAGGGCGTTACCTGGAGCTTATACTTCTGGGAACATTACCAGCATCTCAACAGCAAGGATTTGGACGCAAGATGTTGCGGTTTCTGCTTGAGACGGCAAAGAAGCAAGGCTTCAGGGGTGTAATCTTGGTGGCAGATCGCGCCACGCCCGCTTTTCGGCTCTATCTGAAAGAAGGATTCAAGGTTGATAAGGAGTTTGCGGTGGGCGAAACAGCGCTATGCTGGATGCGATATCGGTATGAAGAAGAGCGGTAA
- the rplT gene encoding 50S ribosomal protein L20 → MTRTKGGVVTRRRHKKILKLTKGQFGARHRVFRRANEAILHALAYATRDRRNRKRDFRRLWITRINAAARQNGLSYSRLIHGLRQAQVMLDRKVLADLAVSDQQAFARVVEVAKAAL, encoded by the coding sequence ATGACCAGGACGAAAGGCGGTGTGGTGACGCGACGTCGCCACAAGAAAATTCTGAAGCTTACTAAGGGACAATTTGGCGCCCGTCACCGGGTCTTCCGGCGTGCTAATGAGGCCATATTGCACGCCTTGGCATATGCCACACGCGATCGGCGCAATCGCAAGCGTGACTTTCGACGCCTATGGATCACCCGTATCAACGCAGCCGCTCGCCAGAATGGCCTCTCATACAGCCGCCTGATCCACGGATTACGTCAGGCTCAGGTGATGCTCGATCGCAAGGTGCTAGCCGATTTGGCTGTGTCAGATCAACAGGCATTTGCGCGCGTCGTTGAGGTGGCAAAGGCGGCTCTATAG
- a CDS encoding ABC-ATPase domain-containing protein, with product MPTQEDLRETLRRLDGRGYPAYKDLASRYEFPNFTLFIDHVQGDPFAAPSRLRVRVPQSIARFGVSTFTPRSREIALRDFLCRRFAAACRQAAERRGSGHSGLLAMDMPGQEILERTAVLVTADWVEARFVAGLPAAGRRILGRQAIEMLCEDLPLIVEQALLARNQPKEALLEHLRVAEDADILREQLDVLGLVAFVADGAILPRRSGVDDRPLDCGAIPFTSPESLRVTVELPHAGRVTGMGIPRGVTLIVGGGYHGKSTLLSAIERGVYNHIPGDGRERVVTHPAAVKVRAEDGRRIAGVDISPFIANLPFGIDTRCFTTDNASGSTSQAANIIEALEAGARVLLVDEDTAATNFMIRDHRMQELIAKEHEPITPFIDKVRLLYEEYGVSTILVMGGSGDYFDVADTVIAMEEYRPWDATARAKEIARRYAAERRPEGGPSFGVITPRIPLPDSIDPSKGRREVSLKARGLKTILFGREEIDLSAVEQLVDDSQVRAIAQALYYARERYIDGRRTLAEVLDAVMADIERGGLDVLDPRQMGDYAWFRRFELAAALNRLRTLQVKMGISAVQTSGQRCG from the coding sequence ATGCCTACTCAGGAAGACCTGCGGGAGACGCTGCGGCGTCTGGATGGGCGCGGATATCCGGCTTACAAAGACCTGGCGTCGCGCTACGAGTTTCCCAACTTCACGCTGTTCATAGACCACGTGCAGGGCGATCCCTTTGCCGCGCCCAGCCGGCTGCGGGTGCGTGTCCCGCAGTCGATTGCCCGCTTTGGCGTTTCCACCTTCACGCCGCGTAGCCGCGAGATCGCCCTGCGCGATTTCCTGTGCCGCCGCTTTGCCGCCGCCTGCCGGCAGGCGGCCGAGCGACGCGGTAGCGGCCACAGCGGGCTATTGGCCATGGATATGCCCGGCCAGGAGATCCTGGAGCGCACCGCGGTGCTGGTCACCGCCGACTGGGTCGAGGCGCGCTTTGTGGCTGGCCTGCCCGCCGCCGGGCGACGCATTCTGGGACGACAGGCGATCGAGATGCTGTGCGAGGATCTGCCCCTCATCGTCGAACAGGCGTTGCTGGCACGCAACCAGCCGAAAGAGGCCCTGCTGGAACATCTGCGCGTGGCCGAGGACGCCGATATTCTACGCGAACAGTTGGATGTGCTGGGACTGGTCGCGTTCGTGGCGGATGGAGCCATCCTACCTCGTCGCAGCGGGGTAGACGACCGGCCATTGGATTGCGGCGCGATCCCCTTCACCTCACCCGAATCGCTGCGGGTGACGGTGGAGCTGCCCCACGCTGGGCGTGTTACCGGGATGGGGATCCCGCGCGGGGTAACGCTGATCGTGGGCGGTGGGTATCACGGCAAGTCCACGCTGCTTTCCGCCATCGAGCGCGGTGTGTACAACCATATCCCCGGCGATGGCCGGGAACGCGTGGTCACGCATCCGGCAGCGGTGAAGGTGCGCGCCGAGGATGGCCGCCGCATCGCAGGGGTGGATATCAGCCCCTTTATCGCTAACCTGCCGTTCGGCATAGACACGCGTTGCTTCACCACTGACAACGCCAGCGGCAGCACCTCGCAGGCCGCCAACATCATCGAGGCGCTGGAGGCGGGCGCGCGCGTATTGCTGGTGGATGAGGACACCGCGGCCACCAACTTCATGATCCGTGACCACCGTATGCAGGAGCTCATCGCCAAGGAACATGAGCCGATCACCCCGTTTATAGATAAAGTGCGGCTGTTGTATGAGGAGTATGGCGTATCCACTATCCTCGTCATGGGCGGCAGCGGTGACTATTTCGATGTGGCTGACACAGTGATCGCGATGGAGGAATACCGGCCGTGGGATGCCACCGCGCGCGCCAAGGAGATCGCTCGTCGCTATGCGGCGGAACGTCGGCCAGAGGGGGGGCCTTCCTTCGGCGTGATCACACCGCGTATCCCCCTGCCCGATAGCATAGACCCCAGCAAGGGACGCCGCGAGGTCAGTTTGAAGGCGCGCGGGTTGAAAACGATCCTGTTCGGGAGGGAGGAGATCGACCTATCGGCCGTCGAGCAGTTGGTGGACGATTCGCAGGTGCGGGCGATTGCACAGGCGCTGTACTATGCCCGTGAGCGGTACATAGACGGCCGGCGCACGCTGGCGGAGGTGTTGGACGCGGTCATGGCTGATATTGAGCGGGGGGGGTTGGACGTGTTAGACCCGCGGCAGATGGGGGATTACGCCTGGTTTCGGCGGTTTGAGCTGGCTGCGGCGTTGAACCGGCTGCGGACGCTACAGGTGAAGATGGGGATCAGCGCGGTTCAGACATCAGGCCAGCGATGCGGGTAA
- the murA gene encoding UDP-N-acetylglucosamine 1-carboxyvinyltransferase, with translation MARFVIHGRRPLNGAVTPSGNKNAALPLLAASLLTDQPIVLHNVPRIGDVLTMLQLLQMLGVEVHDDGSNTITLQARRIVSTSPDPDLFGLIRGSITLLGPMLARVGHIYLPMPGGDRIGRRRIDTHVLAMRALGAQFDYDDRLEVRADRLRGQDILLDEASVTATENAVMAAVLAEGTTIVRNAACEPHVQDLCHFLNCLGARIQGIGSNTLIIEGVSSLHGGEFTISPDFLEIGSFIGLGAVTEGELRIRNVIPDQLRMILMVFRDRLGVRLHFEGNDLVIEDQQDLHIVPDLGGAVPKIDDAPWPAFPADLMSIALVVATQARGTVLIHEKMFESRLYFVDRLIAMGAQIILCDPHRCVVVGPSRLHGTSMSSPDIRAGMALVIAALCAEGQSVIGNIGQIDRGYENVDQKLRALGADIVRLED, from the coding sequence ATGGCTCGTTTCGTCATCCATGGCCGAAGACCCTTAAACGGCGCCGTCACACCGAGCGGCAACAAAAATGCGGCGCTGCCGTTGCTAGCAGCCAGCTTGCTGACCGATCAGCCCATCGTCCTGCACAACGTTCCCCGCATCGGGGACGTGCTCACAATGCTGCAATTGCTCCAGATGCTGGGGGTCGAAGTACACGACGACGGCAGCAACACCATCACGCTGCAGGCGCGACGTATCGTGAGCACTTCACCTGATCCTGATCTGTTCGGCCTTATCCGCGGCTCGATCACGTTGTTAGGGCCTATGCTGGCGCGGGTAGGTCATATCTATCTGCCCATGCCGGGTGGAGATCGCATCGGCCGGCGGCGCATTGACACCCACGTGCTGGCCATGCGGGCACTCGGAGCCCAGTTCGACTATGATGACCGACTGGAAGTGAGAGCGGACCGGCTGCGCGGACAGGATATCCTACTAGACGAGGCAAGCGTGACGGCCACCGAGAACGCTGTCATGGCAGCGGTGCTGGCCGAGGGCACCACCATTGTGCGAAACGCCGCCTGTGAGCCACATGTCCAGGACCTATGTCACTTCCTCAATTGCCTGGGCGCTCGCATCCAAGGGATCGGCAGCAACACCCTCATCATCGAAGGAGTCTCCTCCCTGCATGGCGGGGAGTTCACGATCTCGCCTGACTTCCTAGAGATTGGTTCTTTCATCGGGTTGGGCGCGGTTACCGAGGGGGAGTTGCGCATCCGCAACGTGATCCCCGATCAACTGCGGATGATCCTAATGGTCTTCCGAGATCGCCTGGGAGTGCGCCTGCACTTTGAGGGGAACGATCTGGTGATCGAGGATCAGCAGGATCTGCACATCGTGCCCGACCTAGGTGGCGCAGTGCCTAAGATTGACGATGCACCATGGCCGGCCTTCCCGGCCGACCTGATGTCCATCGCGCTGGTGGTAGCCACTCAAGCGCGCGGCACAGTGCTCATCCACGAAAAGATGTTTGAAAGCCGCCTCTATTTCGTGGACCGCTTGATCGCGATGGGCGCACAGATCATCCTGTGCGATCCACATCGCTGCGTAGTAGTTGGTCCCAGTCGATTGCACGGCACCTCGATGAGCAGCCCAGACATCCGAGCCGGCATGGCGCTGGTAATCGCCGCGCTTTGCGCCGAAGGCCAGAGCGTCATCGGGAATATCGGCCAGATTGATCGCGGTTACGAGAATGTGGATCAGAAGCTGCGGGCGCTGGGAGCCGATATTGTGCGCTTGGAGGACTAA
- a CDS encoding transposase — translation MLIINSHAAGADIGAEQIYVCILGPNQTPIVRAFRTYTITLQALATWLVENSIQTIAMESTGVYGIPLFKVLEQRSIQDCLISRNIAHRLTAHYKTNVLDCQWIQTLHSLGLLTESFRPEADLIALRTLLHHRAQLTEHRSPHTTHAKGITFVLIKPSPMSRGKQGLPSSVPSSQESATHRNMDCFSDS, via the coding sequence GTGCTCATCATCAACTCGCACGCCGCTGGCGCCGACATCGGCGCAGAGCAGATTTACGTCTGCATCCTCGGCCCCAACCAGACCCCAATCGTGCGCGCCTTCCGCACCTACACCATCACCCTGCAGGCGCTGGCCACCTGGCTGGTCGAGAACAGCATCCAGACGATCGCCATGGAGTCCACCGGCGTCTATGGGATCCCGCTCTTCAAGGTGCTGGAGCAACGCAGCATCCAAGATTGCCTCATTAGCCGTAACATCGCCCATCGCCTTACCGCCCACTACAAGACCAACGTGCTCGACTGCCAGTGGATTCAAACCCTCCACTCCTTGGGCCTGCTCACCGAATCCTTTCGCCCCGAGGCAGATCTCATTGCCCTGCGCACGCTATTGCACCACCGGGCCCAACTGACTGAGCATCGGAGTCCACACACCACACATGCAAAAGGCATTACCTTTGTCTTGATCAAGCCGTCCCCGATGTCACGGGGCAAACAGGGCTTGCCATCCTCGGTGCCATCGTCGCAAGAGAGCGCAACCCATCGTAATATGGACTGCTTTTCTGACTCGTAA
- a CDS encoding 50S ribosomal protein L35: MPKIKTHKSTAKRFRYTSGGKLVRMKQGLGHLRRKKPRRVKAQSRKVLTVESSGFRRRIRRLTPYLSE, encoded by the coding sequence GTGCCGAAGATCAAAACGCACAAATCTACTGCGAAGCGGTTCCGTTATACTAGCGGTGGCAAACTCGTGCGTATGAAGCAGGGCTTAGGACATCTGCGCCGCAAGAAACCACGACGCGTAAAAGCCCAATCCCGTAAGGTCTTGACGGTGGAAAGCTCAGGCTTCCGGCGGCGTATCCGTCGCTTGACCCCCTATTTGAGCGAATAA
- the polA gene encoding DNA polymerase I, which produces MPKLVLLDGHSLAFRAFYALPPEMATSSGELTNAVYGFTSMILNILQEEKPDYIAIAFDTGPTFRHELAAEYKGTRARMPEELRGQLLRIRQIVEALNIPTFEIEGYEADDLIGTLARQAEAQGVQTVICSGDRDLFQLVNDHIVVRYTPGGPRPKTFTYDLAAVQERYQLYPQQLADLKALIGDKSDNIPGVPGIGEKTAAQLLQQYGSLEGIYAHLEEINSPRVREVLAEYRDQAFRSRRLATLVTDLPVQLDLERCRTSDFDRERVLALFRELEFRSLVNRLPESSQPRLLPSVPSPESQQLPLFTATAPAENMAPVARMEAQDASPQVITTLEALQAIVETLREAPWIAFDTETTDMDAMRARLVGLAVAWDRGQAAYIPVGHQSSLAGLPQQLSWETVRAALAPIFVQKQQRLIAHNANYDLVVLRRHGLPVAGVGWDTMIAEWLLDPSGRNLGLKGLAFSRLGVAMTEITDLIGKGRRQLTMDAVPIEQVAPYAAADAEVTLRLMNLQARDLEEKKLSRLFHEVEIPLISVLVDMEMAGVALDVNLLRQMSRELGERLATLQEQIYEWVGYRFNLNSTQQLSDALFGKLALPATGLRKTASGYYSTAADVLESLRGRHPVIDLILEHRTLEKLRSTYVDALPQLIHPETGRLHTDYNQTGTETGRISSSNPNLQNIPIRTEEGRRIRKAFVAEPGWRLLAADYSQVELRILAHVSQDPVMLDAFARGEDIHASTAAKVYGIPIHEVTPEQRRIAKAVNFGLMYGQSAYGLAQQTGMDQDKAAEFIAAYFKTYPKVKQYLDRTRQQAAEQGYVETLLGRRRYFPELQNRRTPHSVRMAAERAAINAPIQGTAADIIKIAMIRLHEALRARGMRSRMILQVHDELVLECPEEELSEVAALVREKMEGAFALAAPLKVELEAGPNWYDLEPI; this is translated from the coding sequence ATGCCTAAGTTGGTCCTGCTCGATGGCCATAGCCTGGCCTTCCGAGCTTTTTACGCCTTGCCGCCGGAAATGGCCACCTCCAGCGGCGAGCTGACCAACGCCGTCTATGGCTTCACATCGATGATTTTGAACATCCTGCAGGAGGAGAAGCCCGACTACATCGCTATCGCCTTCGACACGGGGCCTACGTTTCGCCATGAGCTGGCGGCCGAGTACAAAGGCACGCGCGCCCGCATGCCTGAAGAGCTTCGCGGCCAACTCCTCCGTATTCGCCAAATCGTGGAAGCGCTGAACATCCCTACTTTCGAGATCGAAGGCTATGAGGCGGATGACCTGATAGGTACCCTTGCCCGCCAGGCCGAGGCCCAAGGCGTCCAGACCGTTATCTGCTCCGGCGATCGTGATCTGTTCCAGTTAGTGAACGATCACATCGTAGTCCGATACACCCCCGGCGGGCCGCGTCCCAAAACCTTCACCTACGATCTGGCGGCCGTGCAAGAGCGCTATCAGCTCTACCCCCAGCAACTGGCCGATCTCAAGGCGTTAATCGGCGACAAATCGGACAACATCCCGGGCGTACCGGGCATTGGTGAGAAGACAGCCGCTCAACTGCTGCAGCAATACGGTTCCCTCGAGGGGATCTACGCGCATCTGGAAGAGATCAACAGCCCCCGCGTCCGTGAAGTGCTGGCCGAATATCGCGACCAGGCGTTCCGCAGCCGTCGTCTAGCCACACTCGTCACCGATCTGCCCGTGCAGCTTGACCTGGAGCGGTGCCGGACCAGCGATTTCGATCGTGAGCGGGTGTTGGCGCTCTTTCGAGAGCTGGAATTTCGTAGCCTGGTCAACCGTCTGCCAGAGAGCAGCCAGCCCAGGCTATTGCCATCGGTGCCTTCGCCTGAATCGCAACAGCTACCCTTGTTCACAGCGACAGCGCCTGCCGAGAATATGGCTCCTGTCGCTAGGATGGAAGCGCAGGATGCCTCTCCTCAGGTCATCACTACCCTGGAAGCACTACAGGCAATCGTAGAGACCCTCCGGGAAGCGCCGTGGATCGCCTTCGACACGGAAACCACCGACATGGATGCTATGCGCGCTCGTTTGGTGGGACTGGCCGTGGCGTGGGACAGAGGCCAGGCCGCTTATATCCCGGTCGGCCATCAGTCGAGCCTAGCCGGCCTTCCTCAACAACTATCCTGGGAAACAGTACGAGCGGCGTTAGCCCCCATTTTCGTGCAGAAGCAGCAACGGCTCATCGCCCATAACGCCAATTACGACCTCGTGGTTTTGCGCCGGCATGGGTTGCCCGTGGCAGGTGTGGGCTGGGATACGATGATCGCCGAATGGCTACTGGACCCCTCCGGCCGTAATCTGGGGTTGAAAGGGCTAGCCTTCTCGCGCTTGGGCGTCGCCATGACGGAGATCACCGACCTTATCGGCAAGGGCCGGAGACAGCTTACCATGGATGCGGTGCCAATCGAGCAAGTAGCTCCCTACGCTGCAGCCGATGCCGAGGTCACGTTACGCCTAATGAACCTGCAGGCTCGCGATCTAGAAGAGAAGAAGCTGAGCCGGTTGTTCCATGAGGTGGAGATCCCGCTCATCTCCGTGTTGGTGGACATGGAGATGGCCGGTGTTGCTCTAGACGTGAACCTGCTGCGCCAGATGTCACGCGAGCTGGGTGAGCGACTGGCCACCTTGCAAGAGCAGATCTATGAATGGGTGGGCTATCGCTTCAACCTGAACTCCACTCAACAGCTCTCTGACGCGCTGTTCGGCAAGCTAGCCCTACCGGCCACAGGCTTGCGCAAAACCGCCAGCGGCTACTATTCCACCGCGGCTGACGTGCTAGAGTCGCTGCGAGGTCGGCATCCTGTAATCGATCTTATCCTAGAGCACCGTACGCTGGAAAAGCTGCGCTCCACCTACGTGGACGCGCTTCCCCAGTTGATCCATCCGGAGACCGGACGATTGCACACTGACTACAACCAGACCGGTACCGAGACTGGCCGTATCAGTAGTTCGAACCCGAACTTGCAAAACATCCCGATTCGCACGGAGGAGGGGAGACGCATCCGCAAGGCGTTCGTAGCGGAACCGGGGTGGCGTCTGCTAGCAGCGGACTATTCACAGGTGGAACTGCGCATCCTAGCCCACGTGTCGCAGGACCCGGTAATGCTCGATGCTTTCGCCCGGGGCGAGGACATCCATGCCAGCACCGCAGCCAAGGTTTACGGCATCCCGATTCACGAGGTCACGCCAGAACAAAGGCGGATCGCGAAAGCGGTCAACTTCGGCCTGATGTACGGGCAGAGCGCCTATGGCCTAGCACAGCAGACCGGTATGGATCAGGACAAGGCGGCCGAATTCATCGCAGCATATTTTAAGACCTACCCTAAAGTCAAACAATACTTGGATCGCACTCGGCAACAGGCGGCCGAGCAGGGCTACGTGGAGACGCTGTTGGGACGCCGACGTTACTTTCCGGAACTGCAGAACCGGCGCACGCCCCACAGCGTGCGCATGGCTGCTGAGAGAGCTGCGATCAACGCTCCTATCCAGGGCACAGCCGCCGACATCATCAAGATCGCCATGATCCGGCTCCACGAAGCCTTACGCGCCCGCGGGATGCGCAGCCGCATGATCCTGCAAGTGCATGATGAACTAGTACTGGAATGCCCAGAGGAAGAGCTGTCAGAGGTTGCCGCGCTGGTGCGGGAAAAGATGGAAGGAGCCTTCGCGTTGGCGGCGCCGCTCAAGGTGGAGCTGGAGGCCGGCCCTAACTGGTACGATCTAGAACCGATCTAG
- the infC gene encoding translation initiation factor IF-3, producing the protein MSTKTVRVNEEIRVREVRVIDENGKQVGIMPTRQALALAQERGLDLVEVAPNAVPPVCRLLDFGKFQYERAKREREARRAQKQIEVKEVRLRPKTGEHDIAFKLRDARRFLESGAKVKVRVRFRGREIMHLEVGRELLDRVAQELADIATIEQPPALEGPSLLMILAPNQK; encoded by the coding sequence ATTAGCACTAAAACCGTCCGGGTAAACGAAGAGATTCGCGTTCGCGAAGTCCGGGTGATTGATGAGAACGGCAAGCAAGTAGGCATCATGCCTACCCGGCAAGCTCTCGCGTTGGCGCAAGAGCGAGGGCTAGATCTGGTGGAAGTTGCGCCAAATGCAGTGCCACCGGTATGTCGTCTGTTAGACTTTGGGAAGTTTCAGTACGAGCGAGCGAAACGCGAACGAGAGGCCAGGCGTGCTCAGAAGCAGATCGAGGTCAAAGAGGTACGTCTCCGGCCTAAGACAGGTGAACACGACATCGCTTTTAAGTTACGAGATGCCCGACGTTTCTTGGAAAGTGGCGCCAAAGTGAAAGTGAGAGTGCGGTTCCGCGGTCGCGAGATCATGCATTTGGAGGTAGGTCGAGAGCTGTTGGACCGAGTTGCACAGGAGTTGGCAGACATTGCTACGATCGAGCAGCCCCCAGCTCTGGAAGGGCCTAGTTTGCTAATGATTTTGGCTCCGAACCAGAAGTAG
- a CDS encoding CPBP family intramembrane metalloprotease — MTIKTDDYKGLWLYLLVSYAFSWTFWIPSALAAHGVAFPTELVDFLASPLNPAAFGPFFSAFLLTFLRQGGKGVLQLLKRGLDFRFKKIWLAPILLLPFVLFGGSVWVSILAGIRPIDLSVVSNPTYALMGFFVIMFTAGPLQEEFGWRGYALPRLQSRFSALVSSIILGFFWWLWHLPAVFIPGRFMTDNLAVFLSLLVVITLTAILFTWIYNNTKGSVLAAILTHTAMNWSIWSAMPSMEMDLPTSGFMIAFLAVAVLVIIEIWGAAYLSREQK, encoded by the coding sequence ATGACCATCAAAACGGATGACTACAAGGGTTTATGGCTGTACTTGTTGGTTTCCTACGCTTTTTCATGGACATTCTGGATACCCAGTGCTCTGGCTGCACACGGAGTTGCCTTTCCTACCGAGCTAGTTGATTTTCTTGCCAGTCCCCTGAACCCTGCCGCCTTTGGGCCATTTTTCTCCGCTTTTTTGCTGACCTTTCTCCGACAGGGCGGGAAAGGTGTTCTCCAACTCTTGAAACGGGGGCTTGATTTTCGCTTCAAGAAAATCTGGTTAGCACCTATCCTGCTTCTTCCTTTCGTTCTGTTTGGCGGTTCTGTGTGGGTCTCCATTTTAGCAGGAATAAGACCGATTGACCTTTCGGTTGTATCTAATCCAACTTATGCTTTGATGGGCTTTTTCGTCATCATGTTCACCGCTGGACCTCTCCAAGAAGAGTTTGGTTGGCGGGGTTACGCATTGCCGCGTTTGCAGTCTCGCTTCAGTGCTTTGGTTTCCAGTATCATCCTGGGATTTTTCTGGTGGCTATGGCATCTGCCGGCCGTTTTTATTCCGGGCAGGTTCATGACAGATAATCTGGCGGTTTTCTTGTCGCTGTTGGTAGTCATCACCCTGACAGCTATACTGTTTACCTGGATTTACAACAACACGAAGGGCAGTGTTTTGGCGGCTATCTTGACGCATACGGCAATGAATTGGTCTATCTGGTCAGCTATGCCGAGCATGGAGATGGACTTGCCTACTAGCGGATTCATGATCGCCTTCCTGGCAGTTGCAGTGCTGGTCATCATCGAGATATGGGGCGCGGCTTATTTAAGTCGTGAGCAAAAGTAG
- a CDS encoding SAM-dependent chlorinase/fluorinase, with protein MPIITLTTDFGLQDAYVGAMKGVILSISPEVTIVDISHGIPPQAITQGAFVLAAAVPYFPEGTVHVVVVDPGVGSQRRPIAVQTPRAIFVAPDNGVLTPILRSNTSEGTPVTVVHLTRREYWLPQVSYTFHGRDIFAPVAAYLARGVPITSLGEPIDDPVILDLPQPRRMPDGSLQGQVVYVDQFGNLVTNIPAKWLDRAVQWQIEVAGQTVEGLSRTYSDVPGGHLLALIGSTGALELAVREGNAARTLGIGVGEPVRVRPASP; from the coding sequence ATGCCGATCATCACCTTAACCACGGACTTTGGCTTACAGGATGCATACGTGGGAGCCATGAAAGGGGTGATCCTGAGCATCTCTCCAGAGGTCACCATCGTGGATATCAGTCATGGTATCCCACCTCAGGCGATCACCCAGGGGGCTTTTGTCCTCGCAGCAGCCGTTCCCTACTTCCCCGAAGGCACCGTGCACGTGGTCGTCGTGGACCCCGGCGTCGGGAGCCAGCGACGGCCAATTGCCGTCCAGACGCCCCGGGCGATCTTTGTAGCTCCTGATAATGGCGTGCTCACTCCCATCCTACGATCGAATACAAGTGAAGGAACTCCTGTGACCGTGGTCCATCTCACCCGTCGTGAGTACTGGCTGCCTCAGGTCAGCTATACGTTTCACGGCCGAGACATCTTCGCGCCGGTGGCTGCGTATCTGGCCAGGGGTGTCCCTATCACTAGCCTGGGAGAGCCCATCGATGATCCGGTAATCCTCGATCTGCCACAGCCGCGTCGCATGCCGGATGGCTCACTGCAGGGGCAAGTGGTATATGTAGATCAGTTCGGCAACCTGGTGACCAATATCCCGGCCAAGTGGCTGGATCGAGCGGTTCAATGGCAGATTGAGGTGGCTGGCCAAACCGTGGAAGGGCTGAGTAGGACCTACAGCGATGTGCCTGGCGGGCATTTGCTGGCGTTAATTGGCAGTACAGGCGCACTAGAGCTAGCCGTACGCGAGGGCAACGCGGCTCGCACACTGGGGATTGGCGTCGGCGAGCCGGTACGCGTGCGGCCGGCGAGTCCATAG
- a CDS encoding RNA methyltransferase: MVITSLANEKVKYVQSLKRRRVRYRERRFCVEGIRLVEDAWRAGVVPAFVFYEPGLRASPSGEEVLSKLEAAGVPCYAAATHVLHALSDTAAPQGIVAVLPFPDMTAPSHSDLFLILDEVRDPGNLGAVLRVAAGAGVSQVWLTPGTSDPFNPKAVRAGMGAHFRVPLAWGSWDRIRSAVAGSQVWLADVQGERWYDEVDWRQPSTLIVGGEAHGASEQALRLAMGSVRIPLTGGVESLNLAVAAGVILFEAVRQRRWVSRTL, translated from the coding sequence ATGGTGATCACCAGCTTGGCGAATGAAAAAGTCAAATACGTCCAGTCATTAAAGCGCCGACGTGTACGCTACCGTGAGAGACGGTTTTGCGTCGAAGGCATACGCCTAGTGGAAGACGCCTGGAGAGCGGGGGTGGTCCCCGCTTTCGTCTTTTATGAACCTGGCTTGCGTGCGTCGCCTTCCGGCGAAGAAGTGCTCTCAAAGTTAGAAGCGGCCGGCGTCCCTTGCTACGCGGCTGCCACGCATGTCCTTCATGCCCTCAGCGATACGGCCGCTCCCCAGGGGATCGTGGCCGTTTTGCCGTTCCCAGACATGACTGCGCCCTCACATTCAGATCTTTTTTTGATTCTGGATGAGGTTCGCGATCCAGGCAATTTGGGCGCAGTCCTGCGAGTGGCCGCTGGCGCAGGCGTAAGCCAGGTGTGGCTCACCCCAGGGACTAGCGATCCCTTTAACCCCAAGGCTGTGCGGGCAGGGATGGGCGCACATTTCCGAGTGCCATTGGCATGGGGCAGTTGGGATCGAATTCGGAGTGCTGTAGCTGGAAGCCAGGTATGGCTGGCCGATGTACAGGGTGAGCGATGGTACGATGAGGTGGATTGGCGCCAGCCAAGCACACTCATCGTGGGTGGAGAGGCACATGGCGCTAGCGAGCAAGCCCTTCGCCTAGCCATGGGAAGTGTGCGCATCCCTCTTACAGGAGGGGTTGAATCATTGAACCTGGCCGTGGCTGCAGGCGTTATTCTCTTCGAGGCTGTGCGCCAGCGGCGATGGGTTAGTCGTACTCTTTAA